In Oxalobacteraceae bacterium OTU3CINTB1, the sequence ACAGCTTCAAGCAGGTGGCGGTCGACCGCACCACCGAGCAGCGCCGCCGCTTCGACCTGCAGCAGGTGGCCACCGAGGTGATCGCCACGATGATGAACCGGGTGCGCGCCAGCGGCCACCGCATCGACGTCGAGGTGCCGGCCGACATCGCCATGGACAGCTATCCCGGTCCGCTGGGCCAGGTCATCGCCAACTTCATCAACAACGCCCTGCTGCACGCGTTCGGCGGCGCCGACGCATCTGGCGGCAACGGCGACGGCGCCGGCGGCGGGCGCATGTGGCTGCGCGCGGCCGCGCCGGCCGACGGCAAGGTGACGCTGGTGTTCGGCGACGACGGCGCCGGCATCGCGCCGGAGCACATGTCGCGCATCTTCGATCCCTTCTTCACCACCAAGCTGGGCCAGGGCGGCAGCGGGCTCGGATTGTCGATCAGTTACAATATTGTCACGTCGGTGCTGGGCGGGCAGATCACGGTCCACAGCGCGCCCGGCGGCACCACGTTCACCCTGGAGCTGCCGCTGACCGCGCCGGCGCCGGCCCCCGGGGCGGCCGCGGCGCGGATCTACCATTAAATTCGCCCCCGCCGACAGCACAATCTGCGGCAATTCGCCCCTTTGGCCGAATTGCCTTTATAATTGTTCGGCTCAGCCGGCCGCGCATCCAGTCACGGGCCAGTTCACCTGTCAGTTGTCATTATGCCTATCCAAAAACCGATCAAGCATTACCTGCAGTTTTCCGACTTCACGTTGGCCGAATACGAATACGTCATCGAGCGCGCGCACCTGATCAAGCGAAAGTTCAAAAACTACGAGATTTACCACCCGCTGATCGACCGCACGCTGGTCATGGTGTTCGAGAAGAACTCCACCCGCACCCGCCTGTCGTTCGAGGCCGGCATGCACCAGCTGGGCGGCGCCGCCATCTACCTGAACACGCGCGACTCGCAGCTGGGACGCGGCGAGCCGGTGGAAGACGCCGGCCAGGTGATGAGCCGCATGTGCGACATCATCATGGTGCGCACCTTCGGCCAGGACATCATCGAGCGCTTCGCCGCCCATTCGCGCGTGCCGGTGATTAACGGCCTGACCAACGAACACCACCCGTGCCAGGTGTTCGCCGACATCTTCACCTTCTACGAGCACCGCGGCCCGATCGCCGGCAAGACCGTGGCCTGGATCGGCGACGCCAACAACATGCTGTATTCGTGGCTGCAGGCGGCCGAAGTGTTCGGCTTCCACGTCAACGTCTCCACGCCCAAGGGCTACGACATGGACATGTCGCTGGTGTCGACCGACCGCTACACCTTCTTCGCCAACCCGGCCGACGCCTGCGAGGGCGCGCACCTGGTCAACACCGACGTGTGGACCAGCATGGGCTACGAAGAGGAAAACGCCGCCCGCATCAAAGCCTTCGACGGCTGGATCGTCGACGGCGCCAAGATGGCGCGCGCCGCGCCGGACGCGCTGTTCATGCACTGCCTGCCCGCCCACCGCGGCGAGGAAGTGGCGGCCGAAGTCATCGACGGCCCGCAGTCGGTGGTCTGGGACGAGGCGGAAAACCGCCTGCACATCCAGAAGGCGCTGATCGAATACCTGCTGCTCGGCCGCCTCGACGCGCAGTGATCTTCATATAAAAATACATTTCACCTCCATTGGAACTAGCATGAGCGATATTAAAAAAGTAGTCCTCGCCTACTCGGGCGGCCTCGATACCTCCGTCATCCTCAAATGGCTGCAGGATAACTACCAGTGCGAAATCGTCACCTTCACCGCCGACCTGGGTCAGGGCGAAGAGCTGGAGCCGGCGCGCGCCAAGGCGATCAAGTTCGGCATCAAGCCGGAGAACATCTACATCGACGACGTGCGCGAAGAGTTCGTGCGCGACTTCGTGTTCCCGATGTTCCGCGCCAATACGGTGTATGAAGGCGAGTACCTGCTGGGCACCTCGATCGCGCGTCCGCTGATCGCCAAGCGCCTGATCGAAATCGCCAACGAGACCGGCGCCGACGCCATCTCGCACGGCGCCACCGGCAAGGGCAACGACCAGGTGCGCTTCGAACTGGGCGCCTACGCGCTCAAACCGGGCGTCAAAGTGATCGCCCCATGGCGCGAGTGGGACCTGCTGTCGCGCGAAAAACTGCTGAAGTACGCCGAAGACGCGGGTATCGCCATCGACATGAAGCACAAGAACGGCGGCGCGCCGTACTCGATGGACGCCAACCTGCTGCACATCTCCTTCGAAGGCCGCCATCTGGAAAACCCGAGCGCCGAAGCCGAGGAAAGCATGTGGCGCTGGAGCGTGAGCCCGGAGAACGCGCCCGACCAGGCCGAGTACCTGGACCTGGAATACGAGCGTGGCGACATCGTCGCCGTCAACGGCGTGCGCATGTCGCCGGCCACCGTGCTGACGGAATTGAACCGCCTGGGCGGCAAGCATGGCATCGGCCGTCTGGACCTGGTGGAAAACCGCTACGTCGGCATGAAGTCGCGCGGCTGCTATGAAACCCCGGGCGGCACCATCATGCTCAAGGGCCACCGCGCCATCGAGTCGATCACCCTGGACCGCGAAGTGGCCCACTTGAAGGACGATCTGATGCCGCGCTACGCGTCGATGATCTACAACGGCTACTGGTGGGCGCCGGAGCGCGTCGCGCTGCAAACCCTGATCGACCACACGCAGGCGACCGTCAACGGCTGGGTGAGGATCAAGCTTTACAAGGGCAACGTGATCGTCGTCTCGCGCGATTCGAAGACCGACTCCCTGTTTGATATGAACATCGCCACCTTCGACGAAGACGGCGGCGCCTACAACCAGGCCGACGCGGGCGGCTTCATCAAACTGAACGCGCTGCGCATGCGCATCGCCGCCAACGCGCGCCTCAAGCGCGGACAGTAAAAAGTCAACCAGCAGGCCGGCGCGCAGCTTATACGCCACGCTTGATGACGAAACGGGCCGCTGAATCAGCGGCCCGTTTTTTTTGTCCTCCACAAAGGGCGGCAAGATGATACATTGCTCCCACCGCATCATCGTAGTGGAGCATGCATGTTAAAAGACCTCGGTATCAAGACAAAACTCGCCATCGGCTTCGGCGCCATCGTCGCCGTCATTCTGGTGCTGCTGCTGGTGGCGTTCACCAATTTCATCAAACTGTCCACCGCGGGCGACTGGGACCGCCACACGCAGGAGGTGCTGATCGAGGTAGCCGCTATCGACAACGCGCTGCTGCAGGTGCAAAGCGCCAATCGAGGCTTCATGCTGACCGGCGTCGAAACCATCGCCGCGCCGATCACCGCCGCCGACGCGCTGGCGCGCAAGCAGATGGACAAGGTCGCCCTGCTCACGCGCGACAATCCGGCGCAGCAGGCGCGCATGGCCAAACTACGGCCGCTGTTCGACAACTGGATGCACAACGTCATCGAGCCGCTGGTGGCCAGGCGGCGCGCGCTGAACAAGACGGTCGGCATGTCGATGCAGGCGGCGTCGATCGCCGACATCCAGGGCGGGACCGCCACCATGATCGCCATGCGCCAACTGATCCGCGACATGTCGGCCGAGGAGACGCGCCTGCTGGCGCTGCGCTCGAACGCGTCGAACGAGCTGCAGCAAACCATGCGCCTGCTGCTGACGATAGGCGGCGCCGCCTGCGTGCTGCTGGCCGTCGTCGTCGGCGTGGTCCTGACGCGCGCGCTGCTAACGCCGCTGAACAACCTGACCCACGCGGTCGGGCGCATCGCCGGCGGCGACCAGTCGGCGCGCGCGCCGGTGCTGTCGGCCGATGAACTGGGCAAGGTCACCGTCGAATTCAACCGCATGGCGCAGGCCATCCAGGACAGCCAGGCCAACGAGCTGGCGGCCACCAACCTGCTCAAGTCCAAGGTCGATTCGCTGCTCGGCGTGGTGTCGAAGGCCGCCTCGGGCGATCTGACCGGCAGGATCGAGGTGACCGGCGCCGACGCCATCGGACAGTTGGGCCATGGGCTCGACCGCATGTTCGACAACCTGCGCGGCCTGCTCAACAACGTGCAGCGGGCCGGCATCCAGGTCACCACCTCGGCCACCGAAATCGCCGCCTCGGCCAAGCAGCAGGAGGCCACCGGCATCGAGCAGGCGCAGACCAGCGTCGAGATCCTCAGCACCACCAAGCAGATCTCGGCCAACACGGCCGAACTGCTCAGGACAATGGAGGACGCCACCGCCGTCGCCGACTACACCACCAGCGCCACCGCCGAGGCCCAAAACAACCTGCAACGCATGGACGGCACCATGCAGCACATGGTCGCGGCCACCGATTCGATCAACGCCAAGCTGGCCGCGCTGTCGGAGAAGGCATCCAACATCAACAGCGTTTTGATCACCATTACCAAGGTTGCCGACCAGACCAACATCCTGTCGCTCAACGCCGCTATCGAGGCCGAGAAGGCCGGCGACGCCGGCCGCGGCTTCTCGGTCGTGGCCACCGAAATACGCCGCCTGGCCGACCAGACGTCGGTGTCGACCTGGGACATCGAACAAATGCTCAAGGAGATGCAGTCGGCCGTTTCGGCCAGCGTGATGGGCATGGACAAATTCTCCGAGGAGATCCGCCGCAGCGTCGGCGAGGTGCGCCAGGTGACCGACCAGCTCTCCGGCGTGATGGACCAGGTGCAGAAACTGGCGCCGCAGTTCGACGCCGTGCTGCAAGGGATGCAATCGCAGGCGGTCGGCGCGCAGCAGATTTCCGAGACGATGATGCAGCTGAACGACGCCACCCAGCAGACGGTCGAATCGCTCAAGTCCACCAGCGAGGCGGTGCACCAGTTGCAGTACGCCGCCGGCGATCTGCAAACGAGTGTCGCCAACTTTGCCGTAGCGGCCTAAGCGTGGGACAATGCCGCGACCAACGCGGCCATCGGAGAAAACATGTTGAAGCACGCAAGCATCAAGACCAAACTGTATCTGGGCTTCGGCGCCATCCTGGCCATCATCCTGCTGCTGCTGACGATCGCCTACAACCGGTTTAACAGCCTGTCGGAAGCCAACGGGTGGGACCGGCATTCGATGGAGGTGATCCAGGCCATCGACAACTTGCGCAACGACCTGCTGCAGGTGCAGGTGGAGGCGCGCGGCTACTACCTGACCGGCGCGCCGGTGCGGCTCGAACGGGCGCGCAAGGAGCTGCTCGACATCCCAGCCTCGGTCCGGCAACTGCAAAAGCTGGTGGCCGACAACCCGGAGCAGCTGGCGCGCTTCAAACAACTCGAATCGATGACCGATGGCTGGGCCAGGGACGTCATCGCCTCGCAACTGGCGATGCGCGAGCAGATGGGCGACAAGCCCGGCGCCGCCGACGCCATGGGGCGCACACCGCAACTGGCCGGCACCAATTCGGTCATCGGCGGCATCTACAAATTCATGAACGATGCGACCGCCGAGGAAAATCGGCTGCTGGCCGAGCGCACCGCCGCCGCCGAGAGCCTGCAGGCGAGCATGCGGCTGGTGCTGTCGGCCGGCGGCGTGGTCTGCGTGGCGCTGGCCGCGCTGGTGGCCTGGCTGCTGGTGCGCACGCTCACAGCACCGATCAACAACCTGACCCACGCGGTCGGGCGCATCGCCGCCGGCGACCAGTCGGCGCGCGCGCCGGTGCTGTCGGCCGATGAACTGGGCAAGGTCACCGTCGAATTCAACCGCATGGCGCAGTCGATCCAGGACAGCCAGGCCAACGAGCTGGCCGCCACCAACCTGCTCAAGTCCAAGGTCGACTCGCTGCTCGGCGTGGTGTCGAAGGCCGCCTCGGGCGACCTGACCGGCCGCATCGAGATCACCGGCGCCGACGCCATCGGCCAGTTGGGCCATGGGCTCGACCGCATGTTCGATAACCTGCGCGGACTGCTCAACAACGTGCAGAAGGCCGGCATCCAGGTCACCACCTCGGCCACCGAGATCGCCGCCTCGGCCAAGCAGCAGGAGGCGACCGGCATCGAACAGGCGCAGACCAGCGTCGAGATCCTCAGCACCACCAAGGAGATCTCGGCCAACACCATCCAGCTGCTCAAGACGATGGAGGACGCCACCGCCGTCGCCGACTACACCACCAGCGCCACCGCCGAGGCGCAAAACAACCTGCAACGCATGGACGGCACCATGCAGCACATGGTCGCGGCCACCGATTCGATCAACGCCAAGCTGGCCGCGCTGTCGGAAAAGGCGTCCAACATCAACAGCGTTTTGATCACCATCACCAAGGTTGCCGACCAGACCAACATCCTGTCGCTCAACGCCGCCATCGAGGCCGAGAAGGCCGGCGACGCCGGCCGCGGCTTCTCGGTCGTGGCCACCGAAATACGCCGCCTGGCCGACCAGACGTCGGTGTCGACCTGGGACATCGAACAAATGCTCAAGGAGATGCAGTCGGCCGTTTCGGCCAGCGTGATGGGCATGGACAAATTCTCCGAGGAGATCCGCCGCAGCGTCGGCGAGGTGCGTCAGGTGACCGACCAGCTCTCCGGCGTGATGGACCAGGTGCAGAAACTGGCGCCGCAGTTCGACGCCGTGCTGCAGGGGATGCAATCGCAGGCGGTCGGCGCGCAGCAGATCTCCGAGACGATGATGCAGCTGAACGACGCCACCCAGCAGACGGTCGAATCGCTCAAGGCCACCAGCGAGGCGGTGCACCAGTTGCAGTACGCGGCCGGCGACCTGCAAACGAGCGTGGCCAACTTCGCCGTCGCGGTCTAGGAACGGGCGGGCGCGATGAAACTGCTCGTCTTCCACATCGGCGCCGACCGCTATGGCCTGCGCCTGCGCGACGTGGTGCGCGTGGTGCCGCTGCTCGAGCTCAAACACCTGCCGCTGGCGCCCGACGCCGTGGCCGGCCTGATGGATTACCACGGCCAGTCGGTGCCGGTGATCGATTTATGCCGCATCAGCGGCCTGCCCGCCGGCGCGGATTATTTCGACACCCGCATCATCGTGGTCGACTACCACACGCCGGAGGGAGGCAGCCATCCGCTTGGCCTGCGCGCCGAGCGCGTGCTGGGCGTACAGGAAGTCGGTGAGGCGCGCCTGACCGACAGCGGCGTGCTGGCCGCGCCGTTCCTCGGCCAGGTGGCCGGCGATGCCGACGGCATGCTACAACTGGTCGAACTGGAGCAGCTGCTGCCCGCATCGCTGCGCGCCATGCTGTTCCAGACTGCGGCGGACCCTCTGCCATGACCCCGGGCCAAACCATGCTGCACGCCGCGACCGGCTTGAGCCTGTCCAAGGCCGTGGTCGACCGCGCCATCCGCCAGCGGGTGGAGGTGACCGGCGCGCGCGACGCCGGCGCCTACCTGGAGGACATCGCGCCGGCGGAACTGGAGGCGCTGGTGGAGCTGGTGGTGGTGCCGGAATCGTGGTTCTACCGCGACCAGCAAGCCTTCCATGCGGCGGCAGACTACCTCTCCACGCGGCTGGCATCCACGCCGGAGCGCATGCTGCGCATCCTGACGGTGCCGTGCGCAGGCGGCGAGGAACCCTACACGATGGCGATGGTGCTGTCGGATGCCGGTATCGCGCCCGACCGCTTCATCATCGACGCCGTCGACATCAGCAAGGGCTGCATCGAGCGCGCCAGGACCGGCCTGTATGGCCGCAACGCCTTCCGCAACCAGGACCTGGGCTTCCGCGAGCGCCATTTCACAGCCTGCGAGGGCGACGAGTTCCGCATCAACGACGATATCCGCAAACAGGTGCGCTTCAAGCAAGGCAACATACTGGAAGCGGACCTGGACGCACGCACCGGCTCCTACGACGTGATCTTCTGCCGCAACCTGCTGATCTACTTCGACAAGCCGACCACCAAAGCGGCCATCGCCAAGCTCGATCAGCTGCTGCGGCGCGACGGCCTGCTGTTCGTCGGCTATGCGGAAGTGCCGTCGCTGTGCCAGAACGGCTTTGCGCCGCTGCCCTACGCACAGGCTTTCGGCTTGACCAGGGAAGCGGAGGTTGAGCGGCGCAAGGTGGCGCGCCCGGCGATGCCGCCTCCACCCCGGCCGACGCCGCGCTCCGCGCCGGCGGCCGTGTCGACGCCAGCGCGCCCGCCGACGCCCCCGCCCTCTTCCGCGCGCCTCCCGAGCGCCGCGCCGGCCGCCACGGCGGCGCCGAAGGTCGATCTGCTGGCCGACGCGCGCCGCCTGGCCGACCTGGGTCAACTCAAGGAAGCCGAGGGCAAGTGCCGCGATTATCTGGCGCAAGTGCCCGATTCTGCCGAGGCGTATTTCATACTGGGACTGCTCAACGAATTGACCAAGAAGCTGCAGCTGGCCGAAGACTACTGGAAGCGTTGCATCTATCTGCAGCCGGACCACTACGAAGCGCTATGCCATCTGGCCCTGCTGGCCGAAACCAAAAGCGACACGGCCACCGCCGCCGCGCTGAAGGCACGCGCGGCGCGCATCTACAAACGCCAGCAGGCATCATAAGGGCGTCCACACATGACGATCACCATCCAACCCACCACGCCCGCCCCGCCGGTCGCCATAGAAGACTGCTGGAACCGCATCGGCGTGGTCGGCGACCAGAGTTGCGGAAAGCTGGAGCAGTACGTCCACTGCCGCAATTGCGACGTCTACGCCAGCGCCGCGCAGCGCAACCTGCAACGGCTCGTCGGCGACGACTACAAAAAAGACTGGGCCACGCACTTCCGCCAAGCCGCCAGCGACACGCAAGCGCTGGACGCGTCGTGCCTGGTGTTCCGCGTCGGCCGCGAATGGTTGTCGTTGCCGACCAAATTGTTCGTCTCGGTGGCGCCGCAGGCGAAGCCGCACCGGCTGCCGCACCGCGCCGCGCGGGGACTGATCGGCATCGTCAACGTCGGCGGCACGCTGCATCCCTGCATGTCGCTGGCGGCGCTGCTGGGCATCGACGACAGCGAAGGCGAGGCCGCGACCCATCGCCACACCTTCGCGCGCCTGCTGTTGATCCGCTGGGAGGACCAGTCGTACGCGCTGCCGGTCGCCGACCTGCACGGCATCATGCGCTACGCCTCCGCCACCGTGCAGGCGCCGGCCGCCACCATCAACAAGGGCCTGAGCCGCTTCCTGTCCGGCGTGCTGTCGCATCAGGACATGCATATCGGGATGCTCGATGCGGCCCTGATCGGCTACCAGCTTGCGAGGAC encodes:
- the argF gene encoding ornithine carbamoyltransferase produces the protein MPIQKPIKHYLQFSDFTLAEYEYVIERAHLIKRKFKNYEIYHPLIDRTLVMVFEKNSTRTRLSFEAGMHQLGGAAIYLNTRDSQLGRGEPVEDAGQVMSRMCDIIMVRTFGQDIIERFAAHSRVPVINGLTNEHHPCQVFADIFTFYEHRGPIAGKTVAWIGDANNMLYSWLQAAEVFGFHVNVSTPKGYDMDMSLVSTDRYTFFANPADACEGAHLVNTDVWTSMGYEEENAARIKAFDGWIVDGAKMARAAPDALFMHCLPAHRGEEVAAEVIDGPQSVVWDEAENRLHIQKALIEYLLLGRLDAQ
- a CDS encoding argininosuccinate synthase, with the protein product MSDIKKVVLAYSGGLDTSVILKWLQDNYQCEIVTFTADLGQGEELEPARAKAIKFGIKPENIYIDDVREEFVRDFVFPMFRANTVYEGEYLLGTSIARPLIAKRLIEIANETGADAISHGATGKGNDQVRFELGAYALKPGVKVIAPWREWDLLSREKLLKYAEDAGIAIDMKHKNGGAPYSMDANLLHISFEGRHLENPSAEAEESMWRWSVSPENAPDQAEYLDLEYERGDIVAVNGVRMSPATVLTELNRLGGKHGIGRLDLVENRYVGMKSRGCYETPGGTIMLKGHRAIESITLDREVAHLKDDLMPRYASMIYNGYWWAPERVALQTLIDHTQATVNGWVRIKLYKGNVIVVSRDSKTDSLFDMNIATFDEDGGAYNQADAGGFIKLNALRMRIAANARLKRGQ
- a CDS encoding methyl-accepting chemotaxis protein — protein: MLKDLGIKTKLAIGFGAIVAVILVLLLVAFTNFIKLSTAGDWDRHTQEVLIEVAAIDNALLQVQSANRGFMLTGVETIAAPITAADALARKQMDKVALLTRDNPAQQARMAKLRPLFDNWMHNVIEPLVARRRALNKTVGMSMQAASIADIQGGTATMIAMRQLIRDMSAEETRLLALRSNASNELQQTMRLLLTIGGAACVLLAVVVGVVLTRALLTPLNNLTHAVGRIAGGDQSARAPVLSADELGKVTVEFNRMAQAIQDSQANELAATNLLKSKVDSLLGVVSKAASGDLTGRIEVTGADAIGQLGHGLDRMFDNLRGLLNNVQRAGIQVTTSATEIAASAKQQEATGIEQAQTSVEILSTTKQISANTAELLRTMEDATAVADYTTSATAEAQNNLQRMDGTMQHMVAATDSINAKLAALSEKASNINSVLITITKVADQTNILSLNAAIEAEKAGDAGRGFSVVATEIRRLADQTSVSTWDIEQMLKEMQSAVSASVMGMDKFSEEIRRSVGEVRQVTDQLSGVMDQVQKLAPQFDAVLQGMQSQAVGAQQISETMMQLNDATQQTVESLKSTSEAVHQLQYAAGDLQTSVANFAVAA
- a CDS encoding methyl-accepting chemotaxis protein, producing MLKHASIKTKLYLGFGAILAIILLLLTIAYNRFNSLSEANGWDRHSMEVIQAIDNLRNDLLQVQVEARGYYLTGAPVRLERARKELLDIPASVRQLQKLVADNPEQLARFKQLESMTDGWARDVIASQLAMREQMGDKPGAADAMGRTPQLAGTNSVIGGIYKFMNDATAEENRLLAERTAAAESLQASMRLVLSAGGVVCVALAALVAWLLVRTLTAPINNLTHAVGRIAAGDQSARAPVLSADELGKVTVEFNRMAQSIQDSQANELAATNLLKSKVDSLLGVVSKAASGDLTGRIEITGADAIGQLGHGLDRMFDNLRGLLNNVQKAGIQVTTSATEIAASAKQQEATGIEQAQTSVEILSTTKEISANTIQLLKTMEDATAVADYTTSATAEAQNNLQRMDGTMQHMVAATDSINAKLAALSEKASNINSVLITITKVADQTNILSLNAAIEAEKAGDAGRGFSVVATEIRRLADQTSVSTWDIEQMLKEMQSAVSASVMGMDKFSEEIRRSVGEVRQVTDQLSGVMDQVQKLAPQFDAVLQGMQSQAVGAQQISETMMQLNDATQQTVESLKATSEAVHQLQYAAGDLQTSVANFAVAV
- a CDS encoding chemotaxis protein CheW, with the protein product MKLLVFHIGADRYGLRLRDVVRVVPLLELKHLPLAPDAVAGLMDYHGQSVPVIDLCRISGLPAGADYFDTRIIVVDYHTPEGGSHPLGLRAERVLGVQEVGEARLTDSGVLAAPFLGQVAGDADGMLQLVELEQLLPASLRAMLFQTAADPLP
- a CDS encoding methyltransferase; protein product: MTPGQTMLHAATGLSLSKAVVDRAIRQRVEVTGARDAGAYLEDIAPAELEALVELVVVPESWFYRDQQAFHAAADYLSTRLASTPERMLRILTVPCAGGEEPYTMAMVLSDAGIAPDRFIIDAVDISKGCIERARTGLYGRNAFRNQDLGFRERHFTACEGDEFRINDDIRKQVRFKQGNILEADLDARTGSYDVIFCRNLLIYFDKPTTKAAIAKLDQLLRRDGLLFVGYAEVPSLCQNGFAPLPYAQAFGLTREAEVERRKVARPAMPPPPRPTPRSAPAAVSTPARPPTPPPSSARLPSAAPAATAAPKVDLLADARRLADLGQLKEAEGKCRDYLAQVPDSAEAYFILGLLNELTKKLQLAEDYWKRCIYLQPDHYEALCHLALLAETKSDTATAAALKARAARIYKRQQAS
- a CDS encoding chemotaxis protein CheW is translated as MTITIQPTTPAPPVAIEDCWNRIGVVGDQSCGKLEQYVHCRNCDVYASAAQRNLQRLVGDDYKKDWATHFRQAASDTQALDASCLVFRVGREWLSLPTKLFVSVAPQAKPHRLPHRAARGLIGIVNVGGTLHPCMSLAALLGIDDSEGEAATHRHTFARLLLIRWEDQSYALPVADLHGIMRYASATVQAPAATINKGLSRFLSGVLSHQDMHIGMLDAALIGYQLARTLR